A genomic window from Helicobacter sp. MIT 21-1697 includes:
- a CDS encoding TatD family hydrolase, with product MIDTHCHLDSQSFANDLEQVIARAFEQNVAKIIIPGADIRTLPLAQSIAHTYENVYFAAGVHPNEIDNFDIAVLEEYAKDEKCIAIGECGLDYHYLPQDSHTKEQLKAQQKQCFIAQIELALKLQKPLIVHIREASTDSFAILDSYKEARGVLHCYNADRILLELSERFYYGIGGVCTFKNARRLIEVLPLIPKERIVLETDAPYLTPHPYRGTRNEPHYIPLIMRQIAQVLDMSEEQVIDTSTRNAITLFKEIQ from the coding sequence ATGATAGATACACATTGTCATTTAGATAGTCAAAGCTTTGCAAATGATTTGGAGCAAGTCATTGCGCGGGCATTTGAGCAAAATGTCGCTAAAATCATCATTCCGGGCGCAGATATACGCACTTTGCCTCTTGCGCAGAGCATTGCCCATACATATGAAAATGTATATTTTGCTGCAGGAGTGCATCCTAATGAGATTGATAATTTTGATATAGCTGTGCTTGAAGAATATGCAAAAGATGAAAAGTGCATTGCTATTGGGGAATGTGGGCTGGATTATCATTATCTACCCCAAGATTCGCATACAAAAGAACAGCTCAAAGCACAACAAAAACAATGCTTTATTGCACAAATTGAACTCGCCTTGAAACTACAAAAGCCCCTTATCGTGCATATTAGAGAGGCAAGTACAGATAGTTTTGCAATTTTGGATTCATATAAAGAGGCGCGTGGGGTATTACACTGCTATAATGCAGATAGAATCTTGCTTGAATTGAGTGAGCGGTTTTATTATGGAATTGGTGGCGTTTGCACCTTTAAAAATGCTCGGCGACTTATTGAGGTGCTTCCGCTTATACCAAAGGAACGCATTGTGCTTGAAACTGATGCACCTTATCTCACACCTCACCCATATAGGGGGACACGCAATGAGCCGCATTATATTCCATTGATTATGCGTCAAATTGCTCAAGTGCTTGATATGAGTGAAGAGCAAGTGATAGATACAAGCACGCGCAATGCTATTACGCTTTTTAAAGAGATTCAATAA